A single genomic interval of Flavihumibacter rivuli harbors:
- a CDS encoding alpha/beta hydrolase, whose protein sequence is MKKQNVTFKRIQTFIGLALVLILLNSCTKELFTSGTTREFRLLSNTNGASYQIQVGLPYNYNPTDTYETIYVLDGKEIFGYVANRCREISDKLGVKNVLVVGISYGKDRSIDYTPTKVSSITGGAPQFLSFIENQLIPKIESEFHASPSRESRMILGHSYGGLFGAYAFCVKNKIFGNYLLLSPSFWFDNQVTFKMEKDHRLGNRNRKQLIFMGIGGNEEGDRMLAPFETFYHTLLNNYPNVKLEKNIERNQAHMGSREPNIIKGLEFYFKNR, encoded by the coding sequence ATGAAAAAGCAAAATGTTACATTCAAAAGAATCCAAACCTTCATAGGATTAGCATTGGTTTTGATATTGCTGAACTCTTGCACAAAGGAATTATTCACCTCCGGTACAACCAGGGAATTCAGGCTGCTATCCAATACCAACGGCGCATCCTACCAGATCCAGGTTGGATTGCCCTACAACTACAATCCAACAGACACCTATGAAACGATCTATGTACTGGATGGCAAGGAAATCTTTGGCTATGTTGCCAACAGGTGCAGGGAGATCTCGGATAAACTCGGGGTAAAGAATGTGTTGGTGGTGGGTATTAGCTACGGAAAGGATCGCAGCATAGATTATACGCCCACCAAAGTCAGTTCTATTACTGGAGGGGCACCCCAATTCTTAAGCTTCATCGAAAATCAGCTGATACCTAAAATAGAAAGTGAGTTCCACGCAAGTCCTTCCAGGGAAAGCAGGATGATACTCGGCCATTCCTATGGAGGCTTATTTGGCGCCTATGCCTTCTGTGTTAAGAACAAGATATTTGGCAACTATCTTCTGTTAAGCCCTTCCTTCTGGTTCGACAATCAGGTTACCTTTAAAATGGAAAAGGATCACAGGCTTGGTAACAGGAATAGAAAGCAATTAATATTCATGGGAATTGGAGGAAATGAAGAGGGTGACAGGATGCTGGCTCCATTTGAAACCTTCTACCATACCCTTCTTAATAATTATCCTAATGTAAAACTGGAAAAAAATATAGAAAGGAACCAGGCGCACATGGGTTCAAGGGAACCCAATATCATCAAGGGCCTAGAATTCTATTTTAAAAACCGTTGA
- a CDS encoding acyltransferase family protein codes for MNQRFYSLDVFRGATVALMILVNNPGTWSHIYGPLKHADWHGCTPTDLVFPFFLFAVGNALAFVMPKMQQMERAAALTKILKRGALIFIIGLLLNWFPFVRWEGQELVFKLFSTLRIFGVLQRIALAYTFAALIAYFWKVRGAFFSAIVILLGYWVLTAQMGHPDDPYSLENFWGTHIDRYLLGNDHLYKGEGVPFDPEGIVSTFPAIAQVIFGYLVGDYIQQKGKNTDMVANLFVAGVVLWLAGMAWGLVFPINKKIWTSSYVLYTTGLALLILATMIQLIEFRGWKGRWSRFFDVFGKNPLFIFVLSGLLPKTLGLIRIPNGFNDEGQPKYLSPLGWFYENICKPVSDVPENGSLLYAVLLIIGYWAIAWWMDKKKIYVKV; via the coding sequence ATGAACCAACGCTTTTACTCCCTCGACGTTTTCCGGGGGGCAACGGTTGCCCTGATGATCCTGGTGAACAACCCGGGCACCTGGAGCCATATCTACGGCCCGCTGAAGCATGCCGACTGGCATGGCTGCACCCCAACTGATCTCGTCTTTCCTTTTTTTCTCTTTGCCGTGGGCAATGCCCTGGCCTTCGTGATGCCCAAGATGCAGCAGATGGAGAGAGCCGCCGCCCTCACCAAGATCCTGAAGCGCGGGGCATTGATCTTCATCATTGGGCTGCTGCTCAACTGGTTTCCCTTTGTGAGGTGGGAAGGACAGGAACTGGTATTCAAACTCTTTTCCACCCTCCGGATCTTCGGGGTGCTGCAAAGGATAGCGCTGGCCTATACCTTCGCCGCCCTGATCGCCTATTTCTGGAAGGTGCGCGGGGCATTCTTTTCCGCCATCGTCATTCTTTTGGGTTACTGGGTGCTCACCGCACAGATGGGCCATCCCGACGATCCCTATAGCCTGGAGAATTTCTGGGGCACACATATCGACCGTTACCTGCTGGGCAATGACCACCTCTATAAAGGGGAAGGTGTCCCCTTCGACCCCGAGGGCATTGTCAGCACCTTCCCTGCCATTGCGCAAGTGATCTTCGGCTACCTGGTAGGGGATTATATCCAGCAAAAAGGCAAGAACACCGATATGGTCGCCAATCTTTTCGTGGCCGGCGTAGTATTGTGGCTGGCTGGCATGGCCTGGGGACTGGTCTTTCCAATCAACAAGAAGATCTGGACATCATCTTATGTGTTGTACACAACAGGATTGGCCTTGCTCATCCTGGCGACCATGATCCAATTGATCGAATTCAGGGGCTGGAAGGGAAGATGGAGCAGGTTCTTCGATGTTTTTGGCAAGAACCCCCTGTTCATTTTCGTATTGAGTGGTTTATTGCCCAAAACGCTTGGACTGATCCGCATCCCGAATGGGTTCAACGATGAGGGACAACCGAAATACCTGAGTCCGCTGGGATGGTTCTATGAGAACATCTGCAAACCGGTGAGTGATGTGCCGGAGAATGGATCGCTGTTGTATGCAGTGCTGCTGATCATCGGCTACTGGGCCATCGCCTGGTGGATGGATAAGAAGAAGATCTATGTGAAGGTGTAG
- a CDS encoding lysylphosphatidylglycerol synthase transmembrane domain-containing protein, whose product MPVAPNNDAPSSKSEVLHKRYWLWSFLLFVAVFAFVLYYFAEIKKEFVLLEKINPGWLFLALVGQLLTYCFTALIYLVLLRCYKEQQLPGLWQLVKASIVSLFFNQTVPSAGISGNAYFFRFLSGYKMSTQHIMSLIITELVIFYAAMELLLLLLLAGSLYLSGTPHVFKVVLIAGMLIYLLFGVAIGFAGRNNWIGRLFKRFASKHRLADQLSTSELQLGAFLRQHQRSVLKALLIQLLVVAADGFTLYALFVGLGISLSVFHIVICLVATKIVSVLPFLPGGLILYESSMTYFFVTLGVPLASAVIITLVYRLLSFWIPIPLGFVFNKRWHKVAAG is encoded by the coding sequence ATGCCCGTTGCGCCCAACAATGATGCTCCTTCTTCCAAAAGCGAAGTCCTCCATAAGCGGTATTGGTTATGGTCCTTTCTACTCTTTGTCGCGGTCTTTGCTTTTGTCCTCTATTATTTCGCTGAGATCAAAAAGGAGTTTGTTCTCCTGGAAAAGATCAATCCCGGTTGGTTATTCCTGGCATTGGTGGGACAGTTGCTGACCTATTGCTTTACCGCCCTGATCTATCTTGTTTTGTTGAGATGCTATAAGGAGCAGCAATTGCCCGGTCTGTGGCAACTTGTTAAGGCATCCATTGTTTCCCTCTTTTTCAACCAGACGGTACCCAGTGCCGGGATCAGTGGGAATGCCTATTTCTTCAGGTTTTTGTCGGGGTACAAAATGTCTACGCAACATATCATGTCCCTGATCATCACGGAGTTGGTTATTTTTTATGCCGCCATGGAATTACTATTGCTGCTGTTGCTTGCCGGAAGTCTGTATCTATCCGGTACGCCCCATGTGTTTAAAGTAGTATTGATCGCAGGCATGCTGATCTACCTGTTGTTTGGGGTAGCCATAGGATTCGCCGGCAGGAATAATTGGATTGGCCGCTTGTTTAAAAGATTTGCAAGCAAGCATCGACTTGCGGATCAGCTGTCCACCAGTGAGCTGCAATTGGGAGCCTTCCTGCGCCAGCATCAGCGGTCTGTATTAAAAGCTTTATTGATTCAGTTATTGGTTGTGGCTGCAGATGGTTTTACTTTATATGCCCTGTTTGTAGGATTAGGTATTTCCCTCTCGGTGTTTCATATCGTTATCTGCCTGGTTGCCACGAAGATTGTTTCAGTTCTCCCCTTTCTGCCAGGGGGGCTTATCCTTTATGAAAGCAGTATGACTTACTTTTTTGTGACTTTAGGCGTGCCGCTGGCGAGTGCCGTTATTATTACCCTTGTATATCGGTTATTGTCATTTTGGATCCCTATTCCGTTAGGATTTGTGTTCAACAAAAGGTGGCATAAAGTCGCAGCAGGATAG
- a CDS encoding GlxA family transcriptional regulator produces MKTVAFIIPPTVELLDLAGPAQVFTEAKVHGMDINIQFFSYSDDPVSTAGIGFGQIANFKTAILKEGDFIFVPGMDNEYVNSIAFKAERSFFNWLKECSDRGITVCSICTGAFALGHAGLLKDTECTTHWRRVEALQKQFPQARVKADILYVKSNNVYTSAGISAGIDLALAILEELKGALFTHKVARGLVVYHRRSGTHNQQSVYLDYRNHIHPQIHEVQDYMIENLSKENDIESLAEMVGMSPRNLSRVFKEKTGSTVLEYLTLLRKEFASTMLNNPEYTIEYVASRCGFKSSRQLKRILKN; encoded by the coding sequence ATGAAAACAGTAGCATTTATCATACCTCCAACTGTAGAACTACTTGACCTCGCAGGACCCGCCCAGGTATTCACAGAGGCAAAAGTTCATGGAATGGACATTAACATCCAGTTCTTTAGCTATAGCGATGATCCGGTTAGTACCGCTGGTATCGGATTCGGACAGATAGCCAACTTTAAAACCGCCATCTTAAAAGAGGGTGATTTCATATTTGTACCGGGCATGGATAATGAATATGTCAACAGTATTGCCTTCAAAGCCGAAAGGTCATTTTTCAATTGGCTAAAAGAATGTTCAGACCGGGGCATCACGGTGTGTTCCATTTGCACAGGCGCTTTTGCATTGGGACATGCGGGCTTATTGAAAGACACTGAATGCACCACCCACTGGAGAAGGGTGGAAGCTTTACAGAAACAATTTCCCCAGGCAAGGGTAAAAGCTGATATTCTGTATGTAAAGAGCAACAACGTGTACACAAGTGCCGGCATCAGTGCAGGCATTGACCTTGCCCTGGCCATTCTAGAAGAACTGAAAGGGGCATTGTTTACACATAAGGTAGCAAGGGGCCTTGTGGTATATCACAGGCGAAGCGGCACCCACAATCAACAAAGTGTTTACCTGGACTATAGAAATCATATCCACCCCCAAATACATGAGGTTCAGGATTACATGATCGAAAACCTCTCGAAAGAAAACGACATTGAATCCCTTGCAGAAATGGTGGGAATGAGTCCAAGAAACCTGAGCAGGGTGTTCAAGGAAAAAACAGGATCCACGGTGCTGGAATATTTAACCCTGCTGAGAAAAGAATTCGCCAGCACCATGCTCAATAACCCGGAATACACTATTGAATATGTCGCCTCCAGATGTGGATTTAAATCATCCAGGCAATTAAAAAGGATATTGAAGAATTAA
- a CDS encoding alpha/beta hydrolase-fold protein: MKRIALLCCACLMAIAGLAQTASDYYQSPIDTSIASRFLGEQRGVTVILPRSFSKAKASRYPVIVVFDRQNKRIFRQTFESINYLYSFDELPEAVIIGVASENNQKRFLETSLRPSTEQARGEQMVRFLYEELLPWAEKEWNVGRARFFIGHSRFGYFSSYLLSSKLPDLSGVISLSPFYVQPKVNLVDSLSNKLTPTQLDHTVYYRFVTGDSLTDTRDYDLMQAFLTKTKPSKEFNWKGMAFYNARHMAVPGLGLMPSLVEIFDYWSEAMLQLLQSQEPFSEEVYNGFKQQMKRHYGEEIGLGLSVLNGIGYKFYNQGQYAHARAAWMIVLQEYPMFTEANISIANAYLKEGDQKAAAEFFNKAKQGLIGNGFYSREEVKELEKEIEEGVGATKTQRH, from the coding sequence ATGAAAAGAATAGCCCTCCTCTGCTGCGCCTGCCTGATGGCCATTGCAGGACTTGCCCAGACGGCATCCGACTATTACCAAAGCCCTATTGATACTTCCATTGCCTCGAGGTTCCTGGGGGAGCAGCGGGGTGTAACCGTCATCCTCCCCCGAAGTTTCAGCAAGGCCAAGGCCTCGCGTTATCCCGTGATCGTGGTATTTGACCGACAGAACAAGAGGATCTTCCGGCAGACTTTCGAATCCATCAATTACCTGTACTCTTTCGATGAGCTGCCTGAAGCAGTGATCATTGGTGTGGCTTCCGAGAACAACCAGAAAAGGTTCCTGGAAACCTCCTTACGGCCCTCTACAGAGCAGGCAAGAGGCGAGCAGATGGTGCGCTTCCTGTATGAAGAACTGCTGCCCTGGGCGGAGAAGGAATGGAATGTCGGTCGTGCGCGGTTCTTCATCGGTCATTCCAGGTTCGGGTATTTCAGCAGTTATTTATTGTCGAGCAAACTTCCTGATTTGTCAGGGGTCATATCCCTCAGCCCTTTTTATGTGCAACCCAAGGTGAACCTGGTGGATAGCCTGAGCAACAAACTGACTCCTACTCAGCTGGACCATACCGTTTATTACCGTTTTGTAACGGGTGATTCCCTCACGGATACCAGGGATTATGATCTGATGCAAGCTTTTCTTACCAAAACAAAACCTTCAAAGGAGTTTAATTGGAAGGGCATGGCCTTCTACAATGCCAGGCATATGGCCGTACCGGGACTGGGGTTAATGCCTTCGCTGGTGGAGATCTTTGACTATTGGTCGGAAGCAATGTTGCAGTTGTTGCAGAGCCAGGAGCCTTTTTCTGAAGAAGTGTATAATGGCTTCAAACAGCAGATGAAGCGGCACTATGGTGAGGAGATCGGACTGGGCTTGTCGGTGCTGAATGGGATCGGGTATAAGTTCTATAACCAGGGGCAATATGCGCATGCCCGGGCAGCGTGGATGATCGTGCTGCAGGAGTATCCCATGTTTACGGAGGCGAATATCAGTATTGCCAATGCTTATTTGAAGGAAGGCGACCAAAAGGCCGCAGCGGAATTTTTCAATAAGGCCAAGCAAGGACTTATCGGCAATGGCTTCTATAGCCGGGAAGAAGTAAAGGAATTAGAAAAAGAGATTGAGGAAGGGGTTGGGGCCACAAAGACTCAAAGACACTAA
- a CDS encoding SRPBCC domain-containing protein, which yields MKNDYSAVIEVANTSNEVYNAINNVPLWWTENFEGSSKKLNDEFMVTFGETFIKLKVAELVNNYKVVWEVTDSFKHFLKNKKEWVGTKICFDIVNDDNQKSILRFTHMGLVNSLECYDICSDAWNGYLQGSLKSLIVTGKGTPDKSA from the coding sequence ATGAAAAATGATTATTCAGCAGTTATTGAAGTGGCCAATACTTCCAACGAGGTCTACAATGCCATAAACAACGTGCCGCTATGGTGGACGGAAAATTTTGAAGGCAGTTCGAAAAAATTGAATGATGAGTTCATGGTGACCTTTGGGGAAACCTTTATTAAACTGAAAGTTGCTGAACTCGTAAACAATTATAAAGTAGTCTGGGAGGTTACAGACAGCTTTAAACATTTTTTAAAGAACAAGAAGGAGTGGGTGGGCACGAAAATTTGTTTTGATATTGTAAATGATGATAACCAAAAGAGCATACTTAGGTTTACCCATATGGGGCTCGTTAACTCATTGGAATGCTATGACATTTGTTCTGATGCATGGAATGGTTATCTCCAGGGTAGCCTGAAGAGCTTGATTGTTACAGGTAAGGGTACTCCGGATAAGAGTGCCTAG
- a CDS encoding NAD(P)-dependent alcohol dehydrogenase yields the protein MKAAVYTQYGTPDVFQIREVADPNLKENEILVRIHSTAVNSGDVRLRKADPFAVRFVFGILKPKINILGSVFSGEIERIGSNVTKFKAGEQVFGHTDMKFGAYAEYICMPEDGSLSLKPAALSHEEAAAIPFGGVTALHFIKKALIREKQKILVIGASGAVGSAAVQLAKSYGANVTGVCSTNNKDLVKSIGANQVIDYTKEDFTKNGESYDLIFDTVNSISVLKASRSLTENGIIILSAAGMYEMLSGIWLNIKSNKKAITGIVKHNASDLNFLKELVETSRFKPVIDRTYELDNIAEAHAYVEKGHKRGNVIITI from the coding sequence ATGAAAGCAGCAGTATATACACAATATGGAACTCCGGATGTCTTCCAGATCAGGGAAGTTGCAGACCCCAATCTAAAAGAAAATGAAATACTTGTACGAATACATTCCACTGCTGTCAATTCAGGCGATGTGCGCTTGCGAAAGGCTGACCCCTTTGCAGTCCGGTTCGTATTTGGCATATTGAAACCCAAGATTAATATCCTGGGCAGCGTTTTTTCCGGCGAAATCGAAAGGATAGGTAGCAATGTTACAAAGTTCAAAGCCGGAGAACAGGTATTTGGTCACACCGATATGAAATTCGGCGCCTACGCAGAATATATATGTATGCCGGAAGATGGATCACTTTCCTTAAAACCTGCTGCTCTTTCCCACGAAGAGGCAGCTGCTATTCCTTTTGGTGGCGTTACCGCCTTGCATTTTATCAAGAAAGCCCTGATCAGGGAAAAACAAAAAATCCTTGTAATCGGCGCATCGGGAGCAGTAGGAAGTGCCGCTGTTCAATTGGCAAAATCGTATGGGGCTAACGTAACTGGAGTGTGCAGCACAAACAATAAAGATTTGGTCAAATCCATTGGCGCCAATCAGGTAATTGATTACACAAAGGAGGATTTTACCAAAAACGGCGAAAGCTACGATTTGATATTTGATACAGTTAACTCAATATCAGTCTTAAAAGCTTCAAGGTCACTCACTGAAAATGGAATAATCATACTAAGCGCCGCAGGAATGTATGAAATGCTGTCAGGGATATGGTTAAACATAAAAAGCAACAAAAAGGCAATAACTGGCATAGTCAAACACAATGCGTCCGACCTTAATTTTTTAAAGGAACTTGTTGAAACAAGCAGATTCAAACCTGTAATTGATCGCACCTACGAACTAGACAACATTGCTGAAGCCCATGCCTATGTTGAAAAGGGGCACAAAAGGGGAAACGTCATCATTACAATTTAA
- a CDS encoding GlxA family transcriptional regulator: MHISILAIQEQSNLSTVACMAGSFEIFNEANTYWRNQGNKGNCKIELVGASKKKILKNNLFQLNQHCSINDVDKTDLIIIPASLVRNYENASNNNKLLINWIEEQYKKGAEVASMCTGIFMLASTGLLEKRSCSTHWSVSEQFNLQFPNINLQTDRLITDEKGIYTNGGAYSFLHLIIYLVEKYFDRETAVYCAKVFQIDLNRNLQAEFSIFNGHKKHTDEIVLQSQNYFEANYTDKITIEKLAKKYNIGRRNFDRRFSKATGISPLDYLQRIRIEAAKKLFENSRKTVNEVMYEVGYNDPKAFREVFNRVTGLSPLAYKSKYNKERDWHISAKG, from the coding sequence ATGCATATTTCAATATTAGCCATCCAGGAACAAAGCAACCTGAGCACAGTTGCTTGCATGGCAGGTTCATTTGAAATCTTTAATGAAGCCAATACTTATTGGAGAAATCAGGGCAATAAAGGGAACTGCAAAATTGAATTGGTTGGCGCTTCTAAAAAGAAAATCCTCAAAAACAACCTGTTCCAATTGAATCAACATTGCTCCATAAACGATGTTGACAAAACCGATCTCATCATTATTCCCGCTTCCCTGGTACGCAATTATGAAAATGCTTCCAACAACAACAAGCTGCTGATAAATTGGATTGAAGAGCAGTATAAAAAAGGGGCGGAAGTAGCCAGTATGTGTACCGGCATTTTTATGCTGGCATCTACAGGTTTATTGGAAAAGAGATCCTGCTCTACTCACTGGTCAGTTTCAGAACAATTCAATTTACAATTCCCCAATATCAATTTGCAAACTGACAGGTTAATCACTGATGAAAAGGGAATTTACACCAATGGAGGAGCCTATTCATTCCTGCACCTGATCATTTATCTCGTCGAAAAATATTTTGACAGGGAAACAGCCGTGTATTGTGCAAAAGTATTTCAAATAGACCTTAACAGGAACCTTCAAGCCGAATTCTCTATTTTCAACGGTCACAAGAAGCATACTGATGAAATTGTCTTACAGTCACAAAACTATTTTGAGGCGAACTATACAGACAAAATCACCATTGAGAAATTGGCCAAAAAATACAATATAGGAAGAAGGAATTTTGACAGAAGGTTTAGCAAAGCAACAGGCATTTCTCCACTTGACTACTTACAAAGAATAAGGATCGAAGCCGCAAAAAAACTATTTGAAAATTCCCGCAAAACCGTCAATGAGGTGATGTATGAGGTTGGTTACAATGACCCGAAAGCATTTAGGGAGGTTTTCAACCGGGTTACAGGCTTGTCGCCGTTAGCCTACAAATCAAAATACAACAAAGAAAGGGACTGGCATATTAGTGCCAAAGGGTAA
- a CDS encoding acyltransferase — translation MLSPTAFIHPSSIVDTGAVVGEGTRIWHYCHLMPGAVVGSNCTIGQNVYIDNNVIIGNGVKVQNNVSLYNSVSLADEVFIGPSVVFTNVINPRAFIERKQEFRPTLVGRGASIGANATIICGVSIGEYAMVGAGAVVTRDVPPYALVMGNPARVVGKVDREGNTVRE, via the coding sequence ATGCTATCACCTACAGCCTTTATCCATCCCAGCAGTATAGTAGACACCGGTGCCGTGGTGGGTGAGGGAACCAGGATCTGGCATTACTGCCACCTGATGCCCGGGGCTGTGGTGGGATCCAATTGCACCATTGGCCAGAATGTTTACATCGACAACAATGTAATAATTGGCAATGGGGTAAAGGTCCAGAACAATGTCTCCCTTTATAATAGCGTGAGCCTGGCCGATGAAGTGTTTATTGGCCCGTCGGTGGTCTTCACCAATGTGATCAATCCCAGGGCTTTTATTGAACGCAAGCAGGAGTTCCGTCCTACCCTGGTAGGCAGGGGCGCTTCCATTGGGGCCAATGCCACTATCATCTGCGGGGTAAGTATTGGGGAATACGCCATGGTGGGCGCTGGCGCTGTGGTGACCAGGGATGTTCCGCCCTACGCGCTGGTAATGGGTAACCCCGCTAGGGTGGTGGGGAAGGTGGACAGGGAGGGGAATACTGTGAGGGAGTAA
- a CDS encoding DUF6010 family protein, producing MIGFLIGFATAATIIAIAEMFKKLDLKFYASLNLAVIPFIYIGFSIQPGALLLTVPAAILFLLFAYAGYKKSYLFTVIGLALHGLWDIFFPHVSPISPSGYDIFCITIDIMLALYFYYKLPPPKNTIRNP from the coding sequence ATGATTGGATTTCTTATAGGTTTTGCCACTGCAGCTACCATAATCGCTATTGCGGAGATGTTTAAAAAATTGGACCTTAAGTTTTACGCATCATTAAACCTTGCGGTAATTCCATTTATCTACATTGGGTTTTCCATTCAACCCGGGGCACTTTTACTTACTGTACCGGCGGCAATACTATTTCTACTTTTTGCCTATGCAGGGTATAAAAAGAGCTATCTGTTTACCGTTATAGGACTTGCACTACATGGGCTATGGGATATCTTCTTTCCCCACGTTAGTCCTATTTCCCCATCGGGATATGATATATTTTGTATAACAATAGATATAATGCTTGCCCTATACTTCTACTATAAATTACCCCCCCCAAAAAATACAATCCGAAACCCTTAA